A window from Sediminispirochaeta bajacaliforniensis DSM 16054 encodes these proteins:
- a CDS encoding NFACT RNA binding domain-containing protein, with amino-acid sequence MSLNWKEIACILSELPLAGSHVQKIEQPDFSSLILRCYAPGNRFALLVALSQGRTRLHLLTEKRKQEVGLQRFAQFLRSRINGGKIVEAKQIGRERIVEITILRGGETTRLFVRLWGGAGNIIACDEDGVILDAFYRRPAKKEMSGERYRPEDLIARSGTQKSERSFEVRSYPATEGPYPFNRYIEAVYHEQEISEQRLRLQKKAKAILDKRIIHYGNAVRSLEKQMTESASSERLREYGDLLMSNIHLIEEGAEKFVCSSFADPDITIEIPLDPTCSPSENGTRYYQRYKKEKTKRGFLEQDLASARRELTRYEEFSRKLSLQLPDEEVIEFLNDFLRGEKSRNGKEAEREAPGSGLRFFSGIFTLLVGRSAKENDQLLRTSVRGNDYWLHTRDFPGAYVFIKNMPGKSIPLDVLLDAGNLALFFSQGKNGGKGELYYTQVKYLRRAKHGKTGLVIPTREKNLSVVLDQGRLDRLLGKEKEP; translated from the coding sequence ATGTCGCTCAATTGGAAAGAGATAGCGTGTATCCTTAGCGAACTTCCCCTCGCAGGAAGCCATGTCCAGAAGATTGAGCAGCCCGACTTTTCTTCTCTTATTCTTAGGTGCTATGCACCGGGAAATAGATTTGCTCTTTTGGTGGCGCTTTCCCAGGGAAGAACTCGGCTTCATCTTCTTACCGAAAAGCGGAAGCAAGAGGTTGGGCTTCAGCGTTTCGCCCAGTTCCTTCGTTCTCGAATCAACGGAGGAAAAATCGTAGAGGCAAAGCAAATAGGTCGTGAGCGTATTGTCGAAATAACTATTCTTCGAGGTGGGGAGACTACCCGGCTTTTTGTCCGTTTATGGGGTGGAGCAGGTAACATCATTGCATGCGACGAAGATGGGGTGATTCTTGACGCCTTTTATCGACGGCCTGCGAAAAAAGAGATGTCGGGAGAACGTTATCGGCCAGAGGATCTCATCGCACGTTCCGGTACCCAAAAATCGGAGCGTAGTTTTGAGGTACGAAGCTACCCAGCCACCGAGGGGCCCTATCCGTTCAATCGCTATATTGAAGCCGTTTACCATGAGCAGGAGATTAGTGAACAAAGACTTCGCCTGCAGAAAAAGGCAAAAGCAATCCTTGATAAACGAATCATTCATTACGGCAATGCAGTCCGAAGCCTTGAGAAACAAATGACGGAATCCGCATCCAGTGAGAGACTCAGGGAGTATGGTGACCTGCTCATGTCCAATATCCACCTTATTGAGGAGGGTGCGGAGAAATTTGTCTGCTCCTCTTTTGCCGATCCTGACATCACCATCGAAATTCCCCTTGATCCGACATGCTCTCCATCGGAAAACGGAACACGTTATTACCAGCGCTATAAGAAGGAAAAAACGAAACGAGGTTTTCTTGAACAAGATCTTGCATCGGCCCGCAGAGAACTGACTCGTTACGAAGAGTTTTCTCGCAAGCTTTCCTTACAGCTCCCCGATGAAGAGGTAATTGAGTTTCTGAACGACTTTCTTCGGGGTGAAAAAAGCAGAAACGGCAAAGAGGCAGAACGTGAGGCCCCTGGTTCGGGGCTTCGGTTCTTTAGCGGAATTTTCACCTTGCTTGTCGGACGAAGTGCAAAGGAAAATGATCAATTACTGCGAACATCGGTTCGGGGTAACGATTACTGGCTTCATACACGGGATTTCCCTGGAGCATACGTTTTCATCAAGAATATGCCTGGTAAAAGCATTCCGCTGGATGTCCTCCTTGATGCGGGAAATCTCGCACTTTTCTTCTCTCAGGGAAAAAACGGGGGAAAGGGAGAGCTTTATTACACGCAGGTCAAATATCTGCGGAGGGCCAAACACGGAAAAACAGGGCTGGTTATTCCTACCAGAGAGAAAAATCTCTCGGTAGTACTTGATCAAGGTCGGCTTGACAGACTTCTCGGAAAGGAGAAGGAACCATGA
- the hisC gene encoding histidinol-phosphate transaminase, with the protein MIISRKARELTPYVPGEQPGQQGLYVKLNTNENPYPPSPAVEDALRRYRWEDLRLYPDPCSLALRTTIAARFELPVEQIFVGNGSDEVLSFAWYGFFDPENGPVLFPEHTYSFYPVYCDYYGQPYERIPLASDFSVDISLYLERMKEEYAGIVIPNPNAPTGIAISLQEIETLLQATEGKRLVIIDEAYVDFGTETSVGLIERFPNLLVVHTCSKSRCLAGLRVGYAIGSKEVIQTITAVKDSFNSYPLDRLSQKIADIAIQDDVYYDKIRDMIMATRRWFAEAIRKEGWEVLPSQANFIFARYPGASGDAVYHELKSKGVLVRHFGHPGIEDFLRITIGTDREMERLLLLMKDLTCTAGVSKR; encoded by the coding sequence ATGATAATATCCCGAAAAGCACGAGAGTTGACCCCATATGTTCCAGGAGAGCAGCCGGGACAGCAGGGCCTCTATGTGAAACTGAACACCAACGAAAATCCCTATCCTCCATCCCCGGCGGTGGAGGATGCCCTTCGCCGCTACAGATGGGAGGATCTTAGGCTCTATCCTGATCCCTGCTCGCTCGCCCTTCGGACAACCATCGCCGCTCGTTTTGAACTTCCGGTCGAACAGATCTTCGTCGGCAACGGTTCAGACGAGGTATTGAGCTTTGCCTGGTACGGCTTTTTCGACCCCGAAAATGGTCCGGTACTTTTCCCCGAGCATACCTACAGCTTCTATCCCGTTTATTGCGATTATTATGGCCAACCCTATGAACGAATACCCCTGGCATCCGATTTTTCGGTTGATATCTCGCTTTACCTGGAGCGCATGAAGGAAGAGTATGCCGGAATTGTTATCCCCAATCCCAATGCTCCGACGGGAATCGCTATTTCTCTGCAGGAGATCGAAACCCTCCTTCAGGCCACCGAAGGTAAACGTCTTGTCATCATTGATGAGGCCTATGTCGATTTCGGAACAGAAACCAGCGTCGGGCTGATTGAGCGCTTCCCCAACCTGCTGGTCGTTCATACCTGTTCGAAAAGCCGTTGCCTCGCAGGCCTCCGGGTCGGATACGCAATAGGAAGTAAAGAGGTCATACAAACAATTACCGCGGTAAAGGATTCCTTCAACAGCTACCCTCTGGATCGTCTTAGCCAGAAAATAGCGGATATTGCCATCCAAGATGATGTCTATTACGACAAGATTCGTGATATGATTATGGCAACTCGAAGGTGGTTTGCCGAGGCCATACGCAAAGAGGGATGGGAAGTGCTTCCCAGTCAGGCAAATTTTATCTTTGCACGATATCCCGGGGCATCCGGGGATGCTGTCTACCACGAATTAAAAAGCAAGGGTGTCTTGGTCCGTCATTTCGGGCATCCGGGGATTGAGGATTTTCTTAGAATCACCATAGGGACGGATCGTGAAATGGAACGGCTTCTTCTTTTAATGAAAGACCTTACCTGTACCGCAGGAGTAAGCAAAAGGTGA
- a CDS encoding FecR family protein, translating to MRKEEQKRNILILVICLAWMMPWTAWGQETTAGNSTGISARAGYIVFSDGGGFEIVRDGQKRYYDPLVDYVEGTELHFGDYINTYEHAFLEILLEPGDRIIKVSEQTSFSIPEGSSAEDVGSLRLTYGRVRARVTKLAGGRTFEVQGPSATAGVRGTDFGFDVIAEKTGDSLEATARGAVYCFEGAVDVVSTESREELVLDAGSMVLLNETTAEKASPGGGTFSSVLPIDSSRIDYWQKYEFVTALETEDRDETDDFLALNKGKARKLSAFSGITGTLLLSSALFIAQEDNLFSGMDDREKIATGLAVTGGWLVSTAIISALLGFGGD from the coding sequence ATGAGAAAAGAAGAGCAAAAAAGAAACATCCTGATTCTTGTAATCTGTCTGGCATGGATGATGCCGTGGACGGCATGGGGACAAGAAACGACTGCTGGAAATTCAACAGGAATTTCGGCAAGAGCCGGCTACATCGTTTTCTCCGACGGCGGAGGATTTGAGATCGTTCGAGATGGACAAAAGCGCTATTATGACCCGTTGGTTGATTATGTCGAAGGGACCGAATTGCATTTTGGTGATTATATCAATACCTATGAGCATGCCTTTCTTGAGATTTTACTTGAACCGGGGGATCGTATCATAAAGGTTTCCGAACAGACCAGCTTTTCCATCCCGGAAGGAAGTAGTGCAGAGGATGTCGGTTCTCTTCGGCTTACCTACGGCAGGGTTCGTGCCAGGGTAACCAAGCTTGCGGGGGGGCGAACTTTTGAGGTTCAGGGGCCATCGGCAACGGCTGGAGTCCGCGGAACAGACTTCGGTTTCGATGTCATAGCGGAGAAAACAGGTGATTCGCTCGAAGCGACAGCAAGGGGAGCGGTCTACTGTTTCGAGGGGGCCGTCGATGTTGTCTCGACCGAAAGTCGCGAAGAGCTTGTTCTCGATGCCGGTAGCATGGTACTCCTCAACGAGACAACGGCCGAAAAGGCTTCTCCCGGAGGGGGAACATTTTCTTCCGTACTTCCAATCGATTCATCGAGAATTGATTATTGGCAGAAATATGAGTTTGTAACCGCCCTTGAAACCGAGGATAGGGATGAAACCGATGATTTTCTTGCCCTCAATAAAGGAAAAGCACGGAAGCTTTCCGCCTTCAGCGGAATTACAGGAACACTTTTACTCAGCTCGGCGCTTTTCATTGCTCAGGAAGACAATCTCTTTTCTGGTATGGACGACAGAGAAAAGATTGCAACGGGGCTTGCAGTTACCGGCGGATGGCTTGTCTCTACGGCGATTATCAGTGCTCTCCTTGGCTTTGGTGGCGACTAA
- the amrA gene encoding AmmeMemoRadiSam system protein A translates to MIEKKEQDILLKDVREQISAVLEHRAPQFLPVDSPQLSQRRGAFVTLRRNGALRGCIGHIRAIAPLRETIRELACSSAFEDPRFPALTLAELGDLEIEISVLTTLKEVAGPEDFHPGHDGILIDNGQASAVFLPQVAEEQGWDRNKTLSHLCLKAGLRPMAWTESGMRFFTFQAQVFS, encoded by the coding sequence ATGATAGAAAAAAAGGAACAGGATATTTTACTGAAGGATGTCAGAGAACAGATCTCCGCCGTCCTTGAACATCGGGCACCGCAGTTTCTTCCTGTCGACTCTCCCCAACTATCCCAAAGGAGGGGTGCCTTTGTCACTCTTCGCAGGAACGGAGCCTTACGTGGCTGCATCGGGCACATCAGGGCCATCGCTCCCTTGAGAGAAACGATCAGAGAACTCGCATGTTCCAGTGCTTTTGAGGATCCTCGATTTCCGGCCCTTACTCTTGCCGAACTCGGAGATCTTGAAATAGAAATATCTGTACTCACCACGTTAAAGGAAGTGGCGGGGCCTGAAGATTTTCATCCGGGGCACGACGGGATTCTTATCGATAATGGTCAAGCCTCAGCCGTGTTCCTTCCTCAGGTCGCAGAAGAACAGGGATGGGACCGCAACAAAACCCTTTCGCACCTTTGCCTGAAAGCAGGACTACGGCCCATGGCATGGACCGAATCAGGAATGCGTTTCTTCACCTTCCAGGCTCAAGTGTTTTCTTAA
- the hisD gene encoding histidinol dehydrogenase yields the protein MMIRYWKELNSAEQAKLFRRSEIDIEAVSNSVHAIIERVKAEGDEAVLSLTKEFDKVELSAGHLRVSKQEIAEAKQLLKPPVRGAIEHAIRNVKRFHEAQKPETMKVVEVEPGLFVGERATAIESAALYVPRGRGSFPSMLYMLAVPAAIAEVPRIVITTPPGKDGSVDPACLYAAELLGIDEIYRVGGAQAIAALTFGTETIRPVEKIVGPGSMYVTAAKRLLYGTVDVGLPAGPSESILIADETADPELAAKDILVEAEHGSDSSALLITPDSKLAERAAEIIQERIADLPEPRKGFVSDVLDGGYGGIIVTETMDEAVSITNQFAPEHLELMVSDPFSLVGKIRNAGEILLGRNIPFSCANYMAGANAVLPTGGKAKTYSAVSVRDFMKYSSVVWATREGYDCIADDTRNLALYEGFITHAAAVDRRWS from the coding sequence ATGATGATTCGTTACTGGAAAGAGTTGAATAGTGCCGAGCAGGCAAAGCTGTTTCGCCGCTCGGAAATCGATATTGAAGCGGTAAGTAATTCGGTACACGCAATCATAGAACGTGTAAAAGCCGAAGGAGACGAAGCTGTTTTATCCCTGACCAAAGAGTTTGATAAGGTGGAACTCTCTGCCGGGCATCTTCGCGTTTCGAAACAAGAGATAGCGGAAGCAAAGCAGCTGCTCAAGCCGCCGGTGAGAGGCGCCATAGAACATGCAATCCGTAATGTGAAGAGATTCCACGAAGCCCAGAAACCGGAGACCATGAAGGTAGTGGAAGTCGAACCGGGGCTGTTTGTCGGAGAACGGGCCACAGCCATAGAGAGTGCCGCCCTTTATGTTCCCCGCGGACGCGGGAGCTTTCCCTCCATGCTGTACATGCTTGCCGTTCCGGCGGCCATTGCCGAGGTACCGAGAATCGTCATCACCACTCCACCGGGAAAAGATGGAAGCGTTGATCCTGCCTGCCTCTACGCCGCCGAGCTTCTTGGCATCGATGAAATCTATCGAGTCGGAGGGGCCCAGGCCATAGCCGCCCTCACCTTCGGAACGGAAACTATACGGCCGGTGGAGAAGATCGTAGGCCCAGGCAGCATGTATGTGACCGCAGCAAAACGGCTTCTCTACGGAACGGTAGATGTCGGCCTTCCCGCCGGTCCCTCGGAATCCATTCTGATAGCGGATGAAACAGCCGATCCGGAGCTGGCTGCAAAAGATATCCTTGTGGAAGCCGAACACGGCTCAGACTCCTCGGCCCTGCTCATTACCCCGGACAGCAAGCTTGCCGAAAGGGCTGCAGAAATCATACAAGAGCGTATTGCCGACCTGCCGGAGCCGAGGAAAGGGTTTGTCAGCGACGTACTTGACGGGGGCTACGGCGGAATCATCGTTACGGAAACAATGGATGAGGCAGTCTCGATCACCAATCAATTTGCTCCCGAACACCTGGAGTTGATGGTATCGGACCCCTTTTCTCTTGTGGGCAAAATTCGCAACGCAGGAGAAATCCTTCTTGGCAGAAACATCCCCTTCAGCTGCGCAAATTATATGGCGGGAGCAAACGCCGTATTGCCCACCGGCGGTAAGGCCAAAACATATTCCGCCGTCTCGGTACGTGATTTTATGAAATACTCTTCGGTGGTGTGGGCCACGAGAGAGGGCTACGATTGCATTGCCGACGATACCCGTAATCTTGCCCTCTACGAGGGTTTTATCACCCATGCGGCAGCCGTAGACCGGCGCTGGAGCTAA
- a CDS encoding O-acetyl-ADP-ribose deacetylase, with the protein MIEEIKSLAEGRIIVCHGDITTFKGDAIVNAANSTLLGGGGVDGAIHRAGGPEILAECKRIRSERLPGGLPPGEAVLTGAGKLPTQKIIHTVGPIWHGGKQGEKETLSNAYRNALRLAADSGVERVAFPAISTGVYGFPKKLAASIVYDTVTDFLRHEQLPHTVFLLFFGREDAELFLREI; encoded by the coding sequence GTGATCGAAGAGATCAAAAGCCTTGCAGAAGGTCGGATTATCGTCTGCCACGGGGATATCACCACCTTCAAAGGCGATGCAATTGTAAACGCCGCAAACTCGACGCTTCTCGGAGGCGGGGGCGTTGATGGAGCAATCCACCGAGCGGGTGGGCCTGAAATTCTTGCCGAATGTAAACGAATCAGATCCGAGAGACTGCCCGGAGGGCTTCCCCCGGGTGAGGCCGTTCTCACCGGTGCTGGAAAACTGCCGACCCAAAAGATTATTCATACCGTCGGGCCAATCTGGCACGGTGGAAAGCAGGGGGAGAAAGAAACGCTTTCGAACGCCTATCGCAACGCTCTTCGCCTTGCCGCCGATAGCGGTGTGGAACGTGTTGCCTTTCCCGCGATTTCCACTGGAGTATATGGTTTCCCAAAAAAACTTGCCGCTTCCATCGTCTATGATACGGTAACGGACTTTCTTCGCCATGAACAGCTTCCCCACACCGTTTTTCTTCTCTTTTTCGGACGGGAGGATGCAGAGCTCTTTCTGCGGGAGATCTAA
- a CDS encoding bifunctional folylpolyglutamate synthase/dihydrofolate synthase, whose translation MFQTVDQLFSYLETFTNFEKDRISALRHERLDRMRLLLAHAGMPHEGKKIIHIAGSKGKGSTAAFIGSGLSALGYKTGNYLSPHISNYRERITCNGNFFPEESYLRAGKTITDLLDSIDDPEFQAPFGPTAFELLTLLALLVFRQEGCDRFVLETGLGGRLDATNVVTPIASVITPIEMEHADVLGDTIEKIAGEKAGIIKPGVPVFSSRQENAALEVLRKRAKELGSRFYYLPEIYPVVRSRCSLYGSEVEIEGAEEKKHFSIAMTGDFQAENAALAYLVLRTVETDSEALFSGFASATLPGRIETISSDPLIIVDAAHTESSVRRVIANFRNMFDDGVIIFGSISGKRSDAMAALIAPNFHDIIISRPGTFKKSDPKALLEIFRRFNKDVILQEDPTQALETAKKLADGKRPILVLGSFYMAGEIRSRVVHKSTQEKVNVLR comes from the coding sequence ATGTTCCAAACGGTAGATCAACTTTTCTCGTACCTTGAAACCTTTACCAATTTTGAAAAGGATCGGATCTCGGCATTGCGGCACGAACGGCTCGATCGTATGAGGTTGCTGCTCGCCCATGCAGGAATGCCTCACGAAGGGAAAAAGATCATACATATTGCAGGCTCCAAGGGAAAGGGCTCGACGGCGGCCTTTATCGGTTCCGGGCTTTCGGCGCTCGGCTATAAAACGGGGAATTACCTCTCCCCTCATATCAGCAACTATCGCGAGCGTATAACCTGCAATGGCAATTTTTTCCCCGAAGAGAGCTACCTTCGGGCAGGGAAAACCATCACGGATCTATTGGATTCAATCGACGACCCAGAGTTTCAGGCCCCCTTCGGCCCCACCGCCTTTGAACTACTTACCCTTCTTGCCCTGCTCGTTTTTCGGCAAGAAGGTTGTGACCGTTTCGTTCTCGAAACCGGCCTCGGAGGACGACTGGACGCGACCAACGTAGTTACCCCGATTGCATCTGTCATTACACCGATAGAAATGGAACACGCCGATGTTTTGGGTGATACCATAGAGAAAATCGCCGGCGAAAAGGCAGGGATCATCAAACCGGGTGTGCCTGTTTTCTCAAGCAGGCAAGAGAATGCCGCTTTGGAAGTTCTCCGAAAACGGGCGAAAGAGCTGGGAAGTCGGTTTTACTATCTTCCGGAAATATATCCTGTAGTTCGCTCCCGCTGCAGCCTCTATGGTTCAGAAGTGGAAATAGAAGGGGCAGAAGAGAAGAAGCATTTTTCGATAGCCATGACAGGCGATTTCCAGGCCGAAAACGCCGCCCTTGCCTATTTGGTTTTGCGTACCGTAGAAACAGACAGCGAGGCGCTCTTCTCCGGATTCGCCTCCGCGACCCTGCCGGGGCGAATCGAAACGATCTCCTCCGATCCCCTGATTATTGTCGATGCCGCCCATACGGAAAGTTCGGTGAGAAGAGTCATAGCCAATTTCAGAAATATGTTTGATGACGGGGTCATTATCTTTGGATCGATCAGTGGAAAACGCAGTGATGCCATGGCCGCTCTTATAGCCCCCAATTTCCATGATATTATCATTTCGCGCCCGGGAACCTTCAAGAAAAGCGATCCCAAGGCACTTTTAGAAATTTTTAGGCGTTTCAATAAAGATGTTATTTTACAAGAAGATCCCACACAGGCCTTGGAGACGGCAAAAAAGCTTGCCGACGGCAAACGGCCGATTCTTGTACTTGGCTCCTTTTATATGGCAGGAGAAATACGCTCTCGAGTGGTGCACAAGAGTACCCAGGAAAAGGTAAACGTGTTAAGATAG
- the ftsH gene encoding ATP-dependent zinc metalloprotease FtsH gives MIMAGKKKDNNCWNKDTPQGSCKDDDKLFGRFPKGQFHFSIWYFLIVFIALSMINTMLAKTPATQVPFSQFKNLIEDGTIDRVQMSEHEYLGFPETRGTNGPGVGQPGGQTYKTVPVNDPSFIKLMDEKGVSYAAVDNSGSQSIMVLLNWIIPIALLFVLWRYVLKKMGNVGGNVMSFGQNRARIVAESETKTTFNDVAGVEEAKDELVEVVDFLKNPTKYTAIGGKIPKGILLIGPPGTGKTLLARAVAGEAGVVFFRMSGADFVEMFVGVGAARVRDLFRQAREKAPCIIFVDELDAIGKSRANNIGGNDEREQTLNQLLVEMDGFDATSGVILLAATNRPELLDPALLRPGRFDRQVLVDRPDLEGRAAILNIHAKDVKLDKSVDLKEIAASTPGFVGSDLANVINEAALLAVRGGRDLVTMADLHEAIEKAVAGLQKKNRLINPKERRIVAYHETGHALVAAATPGSDPVQKISIVPRGLGALGYTLQMPIEDRYLMSQGELIGKIDVLLGGRAAEQIIFNEISTGASNDLVKATDLARNMITEYGMSERFKNVALTKRAHSYLGGETNQSREYSESTQQYVDEEIARIIDERYEAVLKLLKEQRPVLEKCAAQLLEREVMESDIFIDLLKEEGFPVKNLQQ, from the coding sequence ATGATCATGGCAGGAAAAAAGAAAGATAACAATTGCTGGAATAAAGATACCCCCCAGGGAAGCTGCAAGGATGATGATAAACTCTTCGGCCGATTCCCCAAGGGGCAATTTCACTTTTCCATATGGTATTTCCTCATTGTTTTCATAGCATTATCAATGATAAATACGATGCTGGCAAAAACCCCGGCTACCCAGGTACCCTTTAGTCAATTTAAAAACCTCATTGAGGACGGAACTATCGACAGGGTACAGATGAGTGAGCATGAGTACCTCGGCTTTCCCGAGACACGCGGAACCAATGGCCCAGGTGTCGGACAACCTGGCGGACAGACCTATAAAACGGTACCGGTGAACGATCCCAGCTTCATCAAGCTGATGGACGAGAAAGGGGTGAGCTACGCTGCTGTCGATAACAGCGGAAGTCAAAGTATCATGGTTCTCTTAAACTGGATTATCCCCATTGCCCTGCTCTTCGTCCTGTGGCGTTACGTCCTCAAAAAAATGGGGAATGTAGGTGGCAATGTAATGAGCTTCGGCCAAAATCGTGCGCGCATTGTTGCCGAAAGCGAGACAAAAACCACCTTCAACGATGTCGCCGGTGTCGAAGAAGCGAAAGATGAGTTGGTGGAGGTCGTCGATTTTCTCAAGAATCCCACAAAATACACGGCAATAGGTGGCAAGATTCCCAAGGGTATTCTTCTGATCGGTCCTCCCGGGACAGGAAAAACTCTTCTTGCAAGGGCCGTGGCCGGTGAAGCAGGCGTCGTCTTCTTTCGTATGAGCGGAGCCGACTTCGTCGAGATGTTCGTAGGTGTTGGTGCTGCAAGGGTTCGCGATCTCTTTCGCCAGGCGCGGGAGAAGGCCCCCTGCATCATCTTTGTCGACGAACTTGATGCCATAGGGAAAAGCAGAGCGAACAACATCGGGGGCAACGACGAACGGGAGCAGACCCTCAATCAGCTATTGGTCGAGATGGACGGCTTTGATGCGACAAGCGGTGTCATCCTTTTGGCCGCCACAAACAGGCCCGAGCTTTTGGACCCTGCACTTCTGAGGCCCGGCCGATTTGATCGTCAGGTCCTTGTTGACCGTCCCGACCTCGAGGGGCGGGCGGCTATTCTTAACATCCATGCAAAGGATGTTAAACTCGACAAATCTGTTGATTTGAAGGAGATTGCCGCATCCACCCCCGGGTTTGTAGGTTCCGATCTTGCAAATGTTATCAACGAGGCGGCCCTACTTGCGGTACGGGGAGGACGTGATCTTGTTACCATGGCCGATCTTCATGAGGCAATCGAAAAAGCGGTGGCGGGGTTACAAAAGAAGAATCGTCTGATCAATCCAAAAGAACGTCGGATCGTTGCCTACCATGAAACGGGTCATGCCCTTGTTGCCGCCGCAACCCCGGGCTCCGATCCTGTACAAAAGATATCGATCGTACCCCGGGGCCTTGGGGCCTTAGGCTATACCCTTCAAATGCCAATCGAAGATCGTTATCTCATGAGTCAAGGAGAACTCATCGGTAAAATCGATGTTCTTCTTGGGGGACGCGCCGCCGAACAGATCATCTTTAATGAAATATCAACCGGCGCATCAAATGATTTGGTGAAGGCGACGGATCTTGCCCGCAACATGATCACCGAGTACGGGATGAGTGAGCGTTTTAAAAATGTCGCCCTTACTAAGCGGGCACACAGCTACCTGGGCGGTGAGACGAATCAGAGCAGGGAGTATTCCGAATCGACCCAGCAGTATGTGGATGAGGAGATTGCACGAATCATAGATGAGCGCTACGAGGCCGTTCTCAAACTTCTTAAAGAGCAGCGGCCCGTACTTGAAAAGTGTGCCGCCCAACTCTTGGAACGCGAGGTGATGGAATCGGATATCTTCATCGACTTACTTAAAGAAGAAGGCTTTCCCGTAAAGAATCTTCAACAATGA
- a CDS encoding GNAT family N-acetyltransferase yields the protein MNVTLIPLPEVQTPCPYLPGISAQTERAIAVEFSESGINYLLKQGFRHFGRFLFRPRCLWCGKCVPVRIDASAYCFSRSDRRVLRKTERAGFEVSLESHPLPDPALFELYLRHKKRFPFPAEDEQESYDSFVDSFFAATPGAALLRIRDKERTVAVSHIDLVGDTCSAVYCYWDEDYAVYSPGRVAILHEVLLAKSRGMRYLCLGYLIEENRSMIYKKGYSPLQVSTRPGVWFNWLDTEGHRIAGAPEHPLFIVEDSLRESLLL from the coding sequence GTGAATGTTACGCTTATTCCTCTTCCCGAGGTTCAAACCCCTTGCCCCTATCTCCCCGGCATCAGTGCGCAGACAGAGCGGGCTATTGCAGTTGAATTCTCCGAATCGGGAATTAACTATCTTTTAAAGCAGGGCTTTCGCCATTTCGGCCGCTTTCTCTTTAGGCCGCGTTGCCTCTGGTGCGGGAAATGTGTTCCCGTTCGTATCGATGCATCGGCATACTGTTTTTCCCGCTCCGACAGACGGGTTTTGAGAAAAACCGAACGAGCTGGTTTTGAGGTTTCTCTTGAGAGCCACCCACTGCCGGACCCGGCCCTTTTCGAGCTCTACTTGCGGCACAAAAAACGTTTTCCTTTTCCCGCTGAAGACGAGCAGGAGAGTTATGACTCGTTTGTCGACTCCTTTTTCGCTGCGACTCCCGGAGCTGCGCTACTCCGTATTCGCGATAAGGAACGGACCGTTGCCGTGAGTCATATCGATCTTGTCGGAGATACCTGCTCGGCCGTCTACTGTTACTGGGATGAGGATTACGCGGTTTACAGCCCGGGACGCGTAGCAATACTTCACGAAGTACTTCTTGCAAAAAGCAGGGGTATGCGTTACCTCTGCCTTGGCTACCTGATCGAAGAAAATCGATCAATGATCTATAAAAAAGGGTACTCGCCGCTCCAGGTCTCGACAAGACCCGGAGTATGGTTCAACTGGCTCGATACGGAAGGGCATCGTATTGCGGGTGCTCCTGAGCACCCGCTCTTCATTGTTGAAGATTCTTTACGGGAAAGCCTTCTTCTTTAA